One genomic window of Solanum stenotomum isolate F172 chromosome 9, ASM1918654v1, whole genome shotgun sequence includes the following:
- the LOC125877413 gene encoding ethylene-responsive transcription factor CRF6-like: MAPQSRLVMRRKIFKVVQREERYKATTRKYKEVQWSKIVKIGKVGSRNLRWKKNVRRWFRSYATTVEAALAYDNTTIEIRGANAWTNILEPPPKDINPIKTIPPLK, translated from the exons ATGGCGCCACAGAGTCGTCTAGTGATGAGAAGGAAAATCTTTAAG GTTGTCCAAAGAGAAGAAAGATACAAAGCTactacaagaaaatataaagaagtacaGTGGAGTAAGATTGTGAAAATTGGGAAAGTGGGTAGCAGAAATTTGAGATGGAAAAAGAATGTTCGACGTTGGTTCAGAAGTTATGCCACTACAGTAGAAGCTGCTTTGGCTTATGACAATACAACCATTGAGATAAGAGGTGCTAATGCTTGGACAAACATTCTTGAGCCACCACCGAAGGATATCAACCCCATCAAGACCATTCCACCACTAAAATAG